The following coding sequences lie in one Fusobacterium simiae genomic window:
- a CDS encoding tetratricopeptide repeat protein, producing MKKTIISLFLIISVIGLSESDRETGITAERNETPVTQIENSNSGESTTDDGGETVENPEKPKTTAGFYEYRPEGLIQLDEQIKNPANRGSLGQLNARYEQELNAYLEMYSYDSDRIFYLANEYMLLNNYNRANKIFLKDNKDIKNVFGAATTYRFMGQNENAIQKYTEAISMNSNFAESYLGRGLANRNLDNYDSAVNDLQTYIAKTGAHDGYVALADVYFKMGKNKEAYNIASQGLAKYRDSRILRILANNILKNKID from the coding sequence CAGAGAAACGGGAATAACTGCTGAAAGAAATGAAACTCCTGTTACTCAAATAGAAAATTCTAACTCTGGTGAAAGCACTACTGATGATGGTGGAGAAACGGTAGAGAACCCTGAAAAACCAAAAACAACTGCAGGATTTTATGAATATAGACCAGAAGGGTTAATTCAGCTTGATGAACAAATAAAAAATCCTGCTAATCGTGGTTCATTAGGACAATTAAATGCAAGATATGAACAAGAATTAAATGCTTATTTAGAAATGTATTCTTATGACAGTGACAGAATATTTTATTTAGCTAATGAGTATATGTTACTTAATAATTATAATAGAGCAAATAAAATTTTTTTGAAAGATAATAAAGATATAAAAAATGTTTTTGGAGCAGCTACTACATATAGATTTATGGGGCAAAATGAAAATGCTATACAAAAATATACAGAAGCCATATCTATGAATTCTAATTTTGCAGAATCATATTTAGGTAGAGGCTTAGCAAATAGAAATTTAGATAATTATGACAGTGCAGTTAACGATTTACAAACATATATTGCTAAAACAGGGGCACATGATGGTTATGTTGCCTTAGCAGATGTATATTTTAAAATGGGAAAAAATAAAGAAGCCTATAATATAGCTAGCCAAGGTTTAGCTAAATATAGAGATTCTAGAATATTAAGAATTTTAGCTAATAATATATTGAAAAACAAGATAGATTAA
- the dprA gene encoding DNA-processing protein DprA — protein MKYNYFTIEDDIYPQCLKEISNPPVKLYYIGNLDLLKEERLIAVVGTRNPSSYGKLCCECMVKKMSEANITVVSGFAKGIDSIAHKSSLLTNGKTIAVIASGLDIIYPASNLSLYREMEEKGLILSEYEEGVRPFKGNFPQRNRIIAGLSKGTIVVESKNRGGSLITADLALEFNRDVYAVPGDIFSEYSRGCNNLIRDSKAKSLSNINELLEDYSWEIVEKNDNTKYTKNQILILNSLTSEKNLDNILTETKIEETEILAELMALEIMGVIKSIAGGRYKKIL, from the coding sequence ATGAAATACAATTATTTTACAATAGAAGATGATATTTATCCTCAATGTTTAAAAGAGATTTCTAATCCCCCTGTAAAGTTATATTATATAGGAAACCTAGATTTGTTAAAAGAAGAAAGACTGATAGCAGTAGTAGGGACAAGAAATCCTAGTTCTTATGGAAAATTATGTTGTGAATGTATGGTAAAAAAGATGAGTGAAGCCAATATAACTGTTGTGAGTGGTTTTGCAAAAGGAATTGATAGTATTGCTCATAAATCTTCATTACTAACAAATGGAAAAACAATAGCTGTTATAGCTTCAGGACTTGATATAATCTATCCAGCCTCTAATTTAAGTTTGTATAGAGAAATGGAAGAAAAAGGTTTAATTTTATCAGAATATGAAGAAGGAGTTAGACCATTTAAAGGAAATTTTCCTCAAAGGAATAGAATTATTGCTGGACTTTCAAAAGGAACAATAGTAGTTGAAAGTAAAAATAGAGGAGGTAGCTTAATTACTGCTGACTTAGCTTTAGAATTTAATAGAGATGTGTATGCAGTTCCAGGAGATATTTTTTCTGAATATTCCAGAGGATGTAATAATCTTATAAGAGATTCAAAGGCAAAATCTCTTTCAAATATTAATGAATTATTAGAAGATTATTCTTGGGAAATTGTAGAAAAAAATGATAATACAAAATATACAAAAAATCAAATACTTATTTTAAATAGTCTTACATCTGAAAAAAATCTTGATAATATACTTACAGAAACAAAAATAGAAGAAACAGAAATACTTGCTGAATTAATGGCATTGGAAATAATGGGAGTTATAAAAAGTATTGCAGGTGGAAGATATAAAAAAATCTTGTAA
- the dcm gene encoding DNA (cytosine-5-)-methyltransferase, with protein MKLTVIELFAGVGGFRVGLNNITKIDSKNRAIEDGKWDFIWANQFEPSTKVQYAFDCYATRFGEENISNEDINKVKKNLIPKHSLLVGGFPCQDYSVARTLSNEKGIEGKKGVLFWDIKDILVEKETPFVLLENVDRLLKSPSIKRGRDFAIMLKTFDELGYNVEWRVLNAAKYSMPQKRKRVFIFAHKKKLNYSKNFFESDTNILNNNLFNKIFPLKNIETIEEINLKKYKDIYDISENYSEGKFLDTGMMLNGEVFTSSINEISEPIFSLGKILEISSSFNQTLDEFIIENDNLEKWRYLKGSKKINRVSKTGYEYTYSEGTMAFPENLNEPARTMLTSESTLNRSSHVILDENIKKYRTLTPIECELIQMFPVNWTSTMPKRNRYFMMGNALVTGIIKRLEPKLREIIENEDELNIS; from the coding sequence ATGAAATTAACAGTTATAGAATTATTTGCAGGAGTAGGAGGTTTTAGAGTTGGATTAAATAATATCACTAAAATAGACTCTAAAAATAGAGCTATAGAAGATGGGAAATGGGATTTTATTTGGGCTAATCAATTTGAACCTTCTACAAAAGTCCAATATGCTTTTGATTGTTATGCTACTCGTTTTGGAGAGGAAAATATTTCTAATGAAGATATAAATAAAGTTAAAAAAAATCTTATCCCTAAACATTCATTATTAGTAGGAGGTTTTCCATGTCAAGACTATTCAGTAGCAAGGACTCTTTCAAATGAAAAAGGGATTGAAGGAAAAAAAGGAGTGTTGTTTTGGGATATTAAAGATATTTTAGTTGAAAAAGAAACTCCTTTTGTACTGTTAGAAAATGTTGACAGACTATTAAAATCTCCATCAATAAAAAGGGGAAGAGATTTTGCAATTATGTTAAAAACTTTTGATGAATTAGGTTACAATGTAGAATGGAGAGTTCTTAATGCTGCAAAGTACTCAATGCCTCAAAAAAGAAAAAGGGTTTTTATATTTGCACATAAGAAAAAATTAAATTATTCCAAAAATTTTTTTGAAAGTGATACAAATATTTTAAATAATAATTTATTTAATAAAATTTTTCCACTAAAAAATATAGAAACAATAGAGGAGATTAATTTAAAAAAATATAAAGATATATATGATATTTCAGAAAATTATTCTGAAGGAAAATTTTTAGATACTGGTATGATGTTAAATGGAGAAGTTTTTACTAGTTCTATTAATGAAATTTCTGAACCAATTTTTTCATTAGGGAAAATATTGGAAATATCTTCAAGTTTTAATCAAACATTAGATGAATTTATTATAGAAAATGATAACCTTGAAAAATGGAGATATTTAAAAGGTTCTAAAAAAATAAATAGAGTCTCAAAAACAGGGTATGAATATACTTATAGTGAAGGAACTATGGCTTTCCCAGAGAATTTAAATGAACCAGCAAGAACTATGTTAACAAGTGAAAGTACTTTAAATAGATCTTCTCATGTAATATTAGATGAAAATATAAAAAAATATAGGACTTTAACACCAATAGAATGTGAACTGATTCAAATGTTCCCTGTAAATTGGACAAGTACAATGCCAAAAAGAAATCGTTATTTTATGATGGGGAATGCACTTGTTACTGGAATTATTAAAAGACTAGAACCAAAATTAAGAGAAATAATAGAAAATGAAGATGAATTAAATATCTCATAG
- the trmFO gene encoding methylenetetrahydrofolate--tRNA-(uracil(54)-C(5))-methyltransferase (FADH(2)-oxidizing) TrmFO, which produces MEKEVIVVGAGLAGSEAAYQLAKRGIKVKLYEMKAKKKTPAHSKDYYSELVCSNSLGSDSLENASGLMKEELRILGSLLIEVADRNRVPAGQALAVDRDGFSEEVTKILKNTENIEIIEEEFIEIPDDKIVIIASGPLTSDKLFEKISEITGEESLYFYDAAAPIVTFESIDMNKAYFQSRYGKGDGEYINCPMNKEEYYNFYNELIKAERAELKNFEKEKLFDACMPIEKIAMSGEKTMTFGPLKPKGLINPKTEKMDYAVVQLRQDDKEGKLYNIVGFQTNLKFGEQKRVFSMIPGLENAEFIRYGVMHRNTFINSTKLLDKTLKLKNSDNIYFAGQITGGEGYVTAIATGMYVAMNVANRLENKEEFILEDISEIGAIVNYITEEKKKFQPMGANFGIIRSLDENIRDKKEKYRKLSERAIEYLKKSIKGV; this is translated from the coding sequence ATGGAGAAAGAAGTTATAGTTGTAGGAGCTGGGCTTGCTGGCTCAGAGGCTGCCTATCAACTAGCTAAAAGAGGAATAAAAGTAAAACTTTATGAAATGAAAGCTAAAAAGAAAACTCCTGCTCATTCAAAAGATTATTATTCAGAATTAGTGTGTAGTAATTCTTTGGGAAGTGATAGTTTAGAAAATGCTTCTGGACTTATGAAGGAAGAATTAAGAATTTTAGGTTCATTGCTTATAGAAGTAGCTGATAGAAATAGAGTTCCAGCAGGTCAGGCACTTGCTGTGGATAGAGATGGTTTTTCAGAAGAAGTTACTAAAATTTTAAAAAATACTGAAAATATAGAGATAATTGAAGAAGAATTTATAGAAATTCCCGATGATAAAATAGTTATAATAGCAAGTGGACCTTTAACTTCTGATAAGCTTTTTGAAAAAATAAGTGAGATTACAGGAGAAGAAAGTTTATATTTTTATGATGCTGCAGCACCTATTGTAACTTTTGAAAGTATAGATATGAATAAAGCATACTTTCAATCGAGATATGGAAAAGGTGATGGAGAATATATAAATTGTCCAATGAATAAAGAAGAATATTATAATTTTTATAACGAATTAATAAAAGCAGAAAGAGCTGAACTTAAAAATTTTGAAAAAGAGAAATTATTTGATGCTTGTATGCCCATTGAAAAAATTGCAATGAGTGGAGAGAAAACTATGACTTTTGGTCCTTTAAAACCAAAGGGGCTTATCAATCCAAAAACAGAGAAAATGGATTATGCTGTTGTACAATTAAGGCAAGATGATAAAGAAGGAAAGTTATATAATATAGTAGGTTTTCAAACTAATTTAAAGTTTGGAGAACAAAAGAGAGTTTTTTCTATGATACCTGGACTAGAAAATGCTGAATTTATAAGATATGGTGTAATGCATAGAAACACTTTTATCAATTCAACAAAGCTTTTAGATAAAACTTTAAAATTAAAAAACAGTGATAATATTTACTTTGCAGGACAAATAACTGGTGGAGAAGGTTATGTTACGGCAATAGCTACTGGAATGTATGTAGCAATGAATGTAGCTAACAGATTAGAAAATAAAGAAGAATTTATTTTGGAAGATATTTCGGAAATAGGTGCAATAGTGAATTATATAACTGAAGAAAAGAAAAAATTTCAACCTATGGGAGCAAATTTTGGAATAATAAGAAGTTTAGATGAAAATATAAGAGATAAAAAAGAAAAATATAGAAAACTTTCAGAAAGAGCTATTGAATATTTAAAAAAATCAATAAAAGGTGTATAA
- a CDS encoding tyrosine-type recombinase/integrase: protein MTDKINIEKIIKNFIYYLEFEENKKHNTVISIKKDLNQFLKYLNKKNITTLDKLDELIVKEYLTELKSFDLSDSTYNRRLSSIRKFYKYLINNNLKEKGKEILIESKKSDDKKIEYLNTNEVNLLRKTMEEESFNVLRDRLMFELLYSSGMTVAELLSLGELNFNLEKREVYLLKNKTSKVLYFSQTCKEIYLKFLNIKKEKFKENDNINIIFVNNSNMRLTDRSVRRLINKYSEKANLQKEVSPYTLRHSFCIYMLKNGMSKEYLAKLLELKSVGLLDIYEDLCKKENV from the coding sequence ATGACTGATAAAATTAATATTGAAAAGATTATTAAAAATTTTATATACTATTTAGAGTTTGAAGAAAACAAAAAGCATAATACAGTTATTTCTATAAAGAAAGATTTAAATCAGTTTTTAAAATATTTAAATAAGAAAAATATTACCACTCTTGATAAATTAGACGAATTAATAGTTAAAGAATATTTAACTGAATTAAAATCTTTTGATTTATCTGATTCTACTTATAATAGAAGACTTTCATCTATTAGAAAATTCTATAAATACCTTATAAATAATAATTTAAAAGAAAAGGGTAAAGAAATTTTAATAGAAAGTAAAAAAAGTGATGATAAAAAAATTGAATATTTAAATACCAATGAAGTCAATCTTTTAAGAAAGACTATGGAAGAAGAAAGTTTTAATGTACTTAGAGATAGACTTATGTTTGAGCTTCTATACTCAAGTGGAATGACTGTGGCAGAATTGCTTTCATTGGGAGAGTTAAATTTTAATTTAGAAAAAAGAGAAGTTTACCTTTTAAAGAATAAAACTTCAAAAGTTTTGTATTTCAGTCAAACTTGTAAGGAAATATATTTAAAATTTCTTAACATTAAAAAAGAAAAATTTAAAGAAAATGATAATATCAATATTATTTTTGTAAATAATTCTAATATGAGATTGACAGATCGTTCTGTTAGAAGATTAATAAATAAATATTCAGAAAAAGCTAATTTACAAAAAGAAGTTAGCCCATATACGCTTAGACATTCCTTTTGTATATATATGTTAAAAAATGGTATGTCTAAGGAATATCTTGCAAAACTATTGGAATTAAAAAGTGTTGGACTATTGGATATATATGAAGATTTATGTAAAAAGGAGAATGTATGA
- the yqeH gene encoding ribosome biogenesis GTPase YqeH, with the protein MTKKCVGCGVELQNTDKNLQGYTPKPIDTKEDMYCQRCFQLKHYGKYSTNKMTREDYKKEVGKLLDDVKLVIAVFDIIDFEGSFDVEILDILREKDSIVIVNKLDLIPDEKHPSEVANWVKDRLAEESILPLDIAIVSTKNGYGVNGVFRKIKHFYPDGVNAMVIGVTNVGKSSVINRLLGKKIATVSKYPGTTIKNTLNMIPFTNIGLYDTPGLIPEGRASDLLCDNCAQKVIPSGVISRKTFKAKYNRIIMIGNLLKFKILNNEEVKPIFSIYAAKDIQFHETTIEKSKELEAGNFFTIPCEHCKEEYNKHKKINKILTINTGEELVFKGLAWVSVKRGPLNIQITLPEEIEISIRKAFINPRR; encoded by the coding sequence ATGACGAAAAAATGTGTAGGTTGTGGTGTGGAATTACAAAATACTGATAAAAATTTACAAGGATATACTCCTAAACCTATTGATACTAAGGAAGATATGTATTGTCAAAGATGTTTCCAATTAAAACATTATGGGAAGTATTCTACAAATAAAATGACAAGAGAAGACTATAAAAAGGAAGTTGGAAAACTTCTTGATGATGTAAAGCTTGTTATTGCAGTATTTGATATTATAGACTTTGAAGGCTCATTTGATGTTGAAATTTTAGATATTTTAAGAGAAAAAGATTCAATAGTTATAGTTAATAAGCTAGATTTAATTCCTGATGAAAAGCATCCATCAGAAGTTGCTAATTGGGTAAAAGACAGACTTGCTGAGGAAAGTATATTGCCACTTGATATAGCAATAGTTAGTACAAAAAATGGTTATGGTGTAAATGGAGTTTTTAGAAAAATTAAACACTTCTATCCTGATGGTGTAAATGCTATGGTTATTGGAGTTACAAATGTTGGAAAATCGAGTGTTATAAATAGACTTTTAGGTAAAAAAATTGCAACTGTTTCAAAATATCCAGGAACAACAATAAAAAATACCTTAAATATGATTCCTTTTACTAATATAGGATTATATGATACTCCTGGTTTAATTCCAGAAGGCAGAGCTTCAGATTTGTTATGTGATAACTGTGCACAAAAAGTTATTCCATCTGGAGTAATTTCAAGAAAAACTTTTAAAGCAAAATATAATAGAATAATAATGATAGGAAATTTATTAAAATTCAAAATTTTAAATAATGAGGAAGTTAAACCTATATTTTCTATTTATGCTGCAAAGGATATTCAATTTCACGAAACTACAATAGAAAAGTCAAAGGAATTAGAGGCGGGAAATTTCTTTACTATACCTTGTGAGCATTGCAAAGAAGAATATAATAAACACAAAAAAATAAATAAAATATTAACAATTAATACAGGAGAGGAGCTAGTATTTAAGGGTTTAGCTTGGGTATCAGTAAAAAGAGGTCCATTAAATATTCAAATTACTTTACCTGAAGAAATTGAAATATCTATTAGAAAAGCCTTTATAAATCCTAGAAGATAA
- the ftsY gene encoding signal recognition particle-docking protein FtsY codes for MGLFDKLFRKKENEEIKEQVDKEKENTIKKSNEVSEVEEKKENQKINISQRLTKSKEGFFSKLKNIFTSKSKVDDSIYEELEDLLLQSDVGLSMTTNLINKLEKELKSNKVDNTEEVYEILKKLMSEFLLSQDSKIYLKDNKINVILVVGVNGVGKTTTIGKLALKYKKLGKKVLLGAGDTFRAAAVEQLEEWAKRADVDIVKGREGADPASVVYDTLSKAESIKADVVIIDTAGRLHNKSNLMRELEKINNIIKKKIGEQEYESLLVIDGTTGQNGLNQAKEFNSVTDLTGFIVTKLDGTAKGGIVFSVSEELKKPIKFIGLGEKIEDLIEFNAKDFVEAIFN; via the coding sequence ATGGGTTTATTTGATAAACTTTTTAGAAAAAAAGAGAATGAAGAAATAAAAGAACAAGTAGATAAAGAAAAAGAAAATACTATAAAAAAATCAAATGAAGTAAGTGAAGTAGAAGAAAAAAAAGAAAATCAAAAAATTAATATTTCTCAAAGACTTACTAAAAGTAAAGAAGGTTTTTTTTCAAAATTAAAAAATATATTTACTTCTAAAAGTAAAGTTGATGATTCTATTTATGAAGAACTTGAAGATTTATTATTACAATCTGATGTAGGACTTAGTATGACAACAAATCTAATTAACAAATTAGAAAAAGAACTTAAGTCTAATAAAGTTGATAATACAGAAGAAGTCTATGAAATTTTAAAAAAATTGATGTCTGAATTTTTATTGTCACAAGACAGTAAAATTTATTTAAAAGATAATAAAATTAATGTAATTCTAGTTGTTGGAGTCAATGGAGTGGGAAAAACTACAACTATTGGTAAACTTGCATTAAAATATAAAAAACTTGGAAAAAAAGTCCTTTTAGGTGCAGGAGATACATTTAGAGCAGCAGCAGTTGAACAACTTGAAGAATGGGCAAAAAGAGCCGATGTTGATATTGTAAAAGGAAGAGAAGGAGCTGATCCTGCTTCTGTTGTATATGATACTTTAAGTAAAGCTGAATCAATAAAAGCTGATGTTGTAATAATTGATACTGCTGGAAGATTGCATAATAAATCTAATCTTATGAGAGAGCTTGAAAAAATTAATAATATTATTAAGAAAAAAATTGGAGAGCAAGAATATGAATCTTTGCTTGTAATTGATGGAACAACAGGACAAAATGGATTAAATCAAGCAAAAGAATTTAATTCAGTTACTGACTTAACAGGTTTTATAGTAACAAAACTTGATGGAACAGCAAAAGGTGGAATTGTTTTTTCAGTTTCAGAAGAATTAAAAAAACCAATTAAATTTATAGGTTTAGGAGAAAAAATAGAAGATTTAATTGAATTTAATGCAAAAGATTTTGTTGAAGCCATATTTAATTAA
- a CDS encoding esterase/lipase family protein, which translates to MNYRIALIHGFFRNYKDMEDLENNLMNMGYSVDNLNFPLTFPPIEMSINILKEYLLTLKEKGINKQNEIVLIGFGFGGVLIRETLKLEEVKGIVDKIILLSSPINDSTLHRRLKRTFPFIDLIFKPLAIYAKTRRDRRRFDKNIEVGLIIGRESTGFFGKWLGEYNDGYIEMKDVNLPDAKDKILIPITHNELNKRIGTARYINNFIAKGKFRLE; encoded by the coding sequence ATGAATTATAGAATAGCACTTATTCATGGTTTTTTTAGAAATTATAAAGATATGGAAGACTTAGAAAACAATTTAATGAATATGGGATACTCAGTTGATAATTTAAATTTTCCTTTAACATTTCCACCAATTGAAATGTCAATAAATATTTTAAAAGAATATTTATTAACTTTAAAGGAAAAGGGAATTAATAAACAAAATGAAATTGTTTTAATAGGCTTTGGCTTTGGTGGCGTTTTAATAAGAGAAACTTTAAAATTGGAGGAAGTAAAAGGAATTGTAGATAAAATTATTTTATTATCATCACCAATAAATGATTCAACATTGCATAGAAGATTAAAAAGAACTTTTCCTTTTATAGATTTAATTTTTAAACCACTTGCAATTTATGCCAAAACTAGAAGAGATAGAAGAAGATTTGACAAAAATATAGAAGTGGGACTAATAATAGGTAGAGAAAGCACTGGATTTTTTGGAAAATGGTTAGGGGAATATAATGATGGTTATATTGAAATGAAAGATGTAAATCTTCCAGATGCTAAAGATAAAATTTTAATTCCTATTACTCATAATGAGTTAAATAAAAGAATAGGAACAGCTAGATACATAAATAATTTTATTGCTAAGGGGAAATTTAGATTAGAATAA
- a CDS encoding glutaredoxin domain-containing protein → MPKMYGSMLCPDCIEAKEYFEKINYKYEFVNITESMANLKEFLYLRDTRKEFDEIKSLKYVGIPAILTDDNKIILGDDVLKIK, encoded by the coding sequence ATGCCAAAAATGTATGGTTCTATGCTTTGTCCAGATTGTATTGAAGCAAAGGAATATTTTGAAAAAATTAATTATAAATATGAGTTTGTAAATATCACAGAAAGTATGGCAAATTTAAAAGAATTTTTATATCTTAGAGATACTAGAAAAGAGTTTGATGAAATTAAATCTCTTAAATATGTTGGAATACCTGCTATTTTAACTGATGATAATAAAATTATTCTTGGTGATGATGTGTTAAAAATTAAATAA
- a CDS encoding toxin-antitoxin system YwqK family antitoxin: protein MNNQYNKDGKKEGLWVKIYDNGVVQEERNYVNGVREGVYKSYYMNGKIEIIKNYKNGNLHGKYQTFYSDGKLNSEYNLIDGRKVGEYKEFYPNGILKRETVYVNDGTTSKNIKYFPNGKIKLEVNFVDGHMEGPYKEYHSNEKLFKECSYNKKGKLEGKYREYDVEGNLLKETTYENGVEI, encoded by the coding sequence ATGAATAACCAATATAACAAAGATGGAAAAAAAGAGGGTTTATGGGTAAAAATTTACGATAATGGGGTTGTACAAGAAGAAAGAAATTATGTTAATGGGGTAAGAGAAGGGGTTTATAAATCTTACTATATGAATGGAAAAATAGAAATTATTAAAAACTATAAAAATGGTAATCTTCATGGAAAATATCAAACTTTTTATAGTGACGGAAAATTAAATTCTGAATATAATCTTATTGATGGAAGAAAAGTAGGAGAATACAAAGAATTCTATCCTAATGGAATTTTAAAAAGAGAAACAGTTTATGTAAATGATGGAACAACTTCTAAAAATATAAAATATTTCCCTAATGGAAAAATAAAACTTGAAGTTAATTTTGTAGATGGGCATATGGAAGGTCCTTATAAAGAATATCACTCAAATGAAAAATTATTTAAAGAATGTTCTTATAATAAAAAAGGAAAATTAGAAGGTAAATATAGAGAATATGATGTTGAAGGAAACCTTTTAAAAGAAACAACTTATGAAAATGGAGTTGAAATATAA
- a CDS encoding Dps family protein has protein sequence MKNKENLDRYLSNLAVLVTKTHNLHWNVVGQRFMAVHEFTDKLYNYYFEKFDEVAEEFKMKGQYPLAKLSDYLKHATVKEIDVKDFTIPEVIDSVKADMELMLADAKKIREIAVAEDDFTISNLMEDHVAYYVKQLWFLNAMSK, from the coding sequence ATGAAAAACAAAGAAAATTTAGACAGATATCTATCAAACTTGGCAGTGTTAGTTACAAAAACTCATAACCTACATTGGAATGTAGTAGGGCAAAGATTTATGGCAGTACATGAATTTACAGATAAATTATATAATTATTATTTTGAAAAATTTGATGAAGTTGCTGAAGAATTTAAAATGAAAGGGCAATATCCTTTGGCAAAGTTATCTGATTATTTAAAGCATGCAACTGTTAAAGAAATAGATGTTAAAGATTTCACAATTCCTGAAGTTATTGATTCAGTAAAAGCTGACATGGAATTGATGCTAGCTGATGCTAAAAAAATAAGAGAAATTGCAGTTGCAGAAGATGATTTCACTATTTCTAATTTAATGGAAGATCATGTGGCTTACTATGTAAAACAACTTTGGTTTCTTAATGCAATGTCTAAATAA
- a CDS encoding porin family protein, whose product MKKILLGLMIVSSAVSFANQGVNVYGKFGVDVISRFNKISDEGQTLVKSKGNVDPAIFLEVTKNVTPDFEAGLGLGYIWRGKENFKFEDSEDKATGKFPRYDSVPLYLTGKYNFNLDSEIKPYVKADLGYSFNRGKKYTGSVVDKADNTTENFSDRIKFKNGLYASVGVGLEYRNFVTELAYVHTTAKIKWSDEDETSTRKYNNNALRLTVGYKFNF is encoded by the coding sequence ATGAAAAAAATTTTATTAGGATTGATGATTGTATCATCGGCTGTATCTTTTGCTAATCAAGGAGTTAATGTTTATGGAAAATTTGGAGTAGATGTTATTTCAAGATTTAACAAAATCAGTGATGAAGGACAAACATTAGTAAAAAGTAAAGGAAATGTAGATCCTGCTATATTTTTAGAAGTAACAAAAAATGTAACACCTGATTTTGAAGCTGGGCTTGGTTTAGGTTATATTTGGCGTGGAAAAGAAAATTTTAAATTTGAAGATAGTGAAGATAAGGCTACCGGGAAATTTCCTAGATATGATTCAGTTCCTTTATATTTAACTGGAAAATATAATTTTAATTTAGATTCTGAAATTAAACCTTATGTAAAAGCTGATTTAGGTTACTCTTTTAATAGAGGTAAAAAATATACTGGATCAGTAGTGGACAAAGCAGACAATACAACAGAAAATTTTAGTGATAGAATTAAATTTAAAAATGGTCTATATGCTTCTGTTGGAGTTGGGCTTGAATATAGGAATTTTGTAACAGAACTAGCTTATGTCCATACAACTGCAAAAATAAAATGGAGTGATGAAGATGAAACTAGCACTAGAAAATATAATAATAATGCTTTAAGATTAACAGTTGGATATAAATTTAATTTCTAA